Proteins from a genomic interval of Xylocopa sonorina isolate GNS202 chromosome 4, iyXylSono1_principal, whole genome shotgun sequence:
- the LOC143422974 gene encoding C-Maf-inducing protein produces the protein MFCFQTPFTRASRVLVSSLSSSKTKTSSMNMILPANKSSKCDGQDSEVTSEGSGSSIGYIDQEPLVSDASSTDSTLPDIKADYLDPETLSPGPESLTAPASVGIVENGIEEQQDHNKLAGDNEQSHHVTPSSSPEKQTYRNRRCKKLLLRLRSNESSNSTDNKENYLVDAIDDSIETESPASLRECGEEVKEYETGDTPTLLMNSSPSVLIDSVDEDEDVLRNCRVTAASENDISLLQNVFSESEKENASNQETETETEEGSSLPLSPAGPSNGGLSSSTVPYYNFLCVNGGAMRQEMTSTSSPQLSSDSNHRSSAESTSTDGCNSFNVEKSSRIDTLKPEGLGSTFCLPAARSCPNLERQSAGCSPTSGSSGSSPSPGPVGPRFKPIEEGDIQVCFLNYTNLVKKILSSKYLRRWETHHLYLNDTCISSKTRTGFFRQPIPYSNMSDIRKYAVARWDPTYKNCLSIVLPNSSLLLQANNAYTRDQWYHSILWKRSIFKYQHLLSLNTREEVIIKELKSMVDFALWTSLQDERVSVAPLEAVAKHLEDSTVEGPSEKNSEKSIEEISRYQNDRKHWAESVLSVVSPLLDKVALPVCLAKVLVKLTQQHPQSSLVTALSPAITRCLKHTVDFGKSLDMRKLLQVYIAALYATDGDQAIRDYIASVHGPGSDCPHPRILPNLVSVCVAAIFHRFEVANRSLPENDKSATLPALDCYLLVLSIASEYADWRPELGALLQPVPFPEEAFGMKEVQQSILMCVISRLAKDKRCVVHRVLLPIREPRPGWIHIAAPSSPDCPDQGELFGEMLTTLLACCCRRKKFISWLMKQVRDDCILLAVRGCEAAQEALCLMLEWHLLPSKDAKLQIVSALESTPTGKERYSALCQRQRNLQQLLRKGGPRRLTLPARATDADVARLLSGRALGSLEYLSLAFTSVTSACAEQLIKLPALRYLNLWATQFGDAGLQMISEHLQKLQVLNLCETPVSDKGISTLASLTSLRKLNLNSTKLSVQTFESLKKCLPALQEFDVRYTDAW, from the exons ATGTTTTGTTTTCAAACGCCGTTCACACGCGCATCACGCGTACTCGTATCCTCTTTGTCTTCCAGTAAAACGAAGACCTCCTCCATGAACATGATTCTTCCTGCAAACAAGTCCTCCAAGTGCGATGGACAAGATTCGGAAGTGACCAGCGAAGGTTCCGGTTCCTCCATTGGATATATTGACCAGGAACCTTTGGTCTCTGATGCTAGCAGTACGGACAGCACGCTTCCGGATATTAAAGCAGATTATTTAGATCCAGAGACCTTATCACCTGGACCGGAATCTCTGACCGCGCCAGCTTCTGTTGGTATCGTGGAGAACGGAATAGAAGAGCAACAAGACCATAACAAACTTGCAGGGGACAACGAACAGAGTCACCACGTGACTCCTTCCTCCTCTCCAGAAAAGCAAACGTATAGAAACAGACGATGTAAGAAATTGCTTCTCCGTCTACGTTCCAACGAATCCTCCAACTCGACGGATAACAAAGAGAACTATTTGGTGGATGCAATTGATGATTCGATTGAAACGGAATCGCCTGCATCGCTCAGGGAATGTGGAGAAGAAGTAAAGGAGTACGAAACGGGAGACACGCCGACGCTGTTGATGAATTCGTCGCCGTCGGTGTTGATCGATTCTGtggatgaggatgaggatgtTTTGAGGAACTGCAGAGTGACCGCAGCTTcggaaaacgatatttccctgtTGCAAAATGTATTTAGCGAATCGGAGAAAGAGAATGCGTCTAATCAGGAAACGGAAACAGAGACAGAGGAAGGATCATCTTTGCCGTTGAGTCCTGCTGGTCCATCCAACGGAGGTTTATCTTCATCTACAGTACCATATTATAATTTCCTTTGCGTTAACGGTGGGGCTATGCGCCAGGAAATGACCAGCACTAGTTCACCACAATTATCCTCCGATAGTAATCATAGATCCAGTGCTGAATCCACTTCGACTGATGGTTGCAACTCTTTTAACGTGGAAAAGAGCTCTAGGATAGACACCTTGAAACCAGAGGGGCTGGGAAGCACATTTTGCTTGCCTGCTGCTAGATCTTGTCCTAATTTGGAGAGACAGAGTGCTGGCTGTTCGCCAACTAGTGGGTCATCTGGTTCTAGTCCTAGTCCAGGGCCTGTTGGACCTAGGTTTAAGCCAATAGAGGAGGGTGACATTCAGGTGTGCTTTTTGAATTATACGAACCTCGTGAAGAAGATTTTGTCGAGTAAATATCTAAGGAGATGGGAGACGCATCATCTTTATTTGAACGACACCTGTATTTCATCTAAAACG AGAACGGGATTTTTTCGACAACCAATACCTTACAGCAATATGTCGGATATACGAAAGTACGCCGTTGCTAGATGGGATCCTACGTATAAGAACTGCCTCAGTATTGTTCTACCGAACAGCTCTCTTCTTCTTCAAGCAAATAATGCTTACACGAGGGACCAATGGTATCATTCGATACTATGGAAG AGGAGCATATTCAAATATCAGCACCTGCTGTCTCTAAATACTCGAGAGGAAGTGATCATCAAAGAGCTGAAGTCAATGGTAGACTTCGCGCTTTGGACGTCTCTCCAAGATGAAAGAGTATCCGTAGCACCGTTAGAAGCTGTTGCTAAGCATTTAGAGGACTCGACTGTCGAAGGCCCATCCGAGAAAAATTCGGAGAAATCGATCGAGGAAATATCACGTTATCAGAATGATCGAAAACACTGGGCAGAGTCTGTACTTTCCGTGGTGTCTCCGCTTTTAGACAAAGTCGCGCTTCCGGTTTGTTTGGCGAAAGTTCTCGTAAAGTTGACTCAGCAGCATCCACAGTCGTCCTTAGTTACAGCCTTAAGTCCAGCGATTACGAGGTGTTTGAAACACACCGTGGATTTCGGCAAATCTCTGGACATGAGGAAACTATTGCAAGTGTATATAGCTGCTCTATATGCGACGGATGGCGACCAGGCAATCAGGGATTACATTGCCTCGGTTCATGGACCAGGAAGCGATTGTCCTCATCCGAGAATACTACCTAATTTAGTGTCCGTCTGTGTTGCTGCGATCTTTCATAG GTTCGAAGTAGCTAATCGATCTTTGCCGGAAAACGATAAATCAGCGACTTTACCAGCGTTGGACTGTTATTTGTTGGTGCTGAGTATCGC CTCGGAATATGCCGACTGGAGGCCAGAACTGGGTGCTTTGTTGCAACCGGTGCCGTTTCCGGAGGAAGCTTTTGGTATGAAAGAGGTCCAACAGTCGATATTAATGTGCGTGATAAGTCGTTTAGCAAAGGACAAGAGATGTGTCGTTCATCGTGTTCTGCTTCCGATCAGAGAGCCCAGGCCCGGATGGATTCATATTGCTGCACCGTCCAGTCCTGATTGTCCTGATCAGGGAGAATTATTTGGCGAGATG TTAACAACCTTGCTAGCCTGCTGTTGTCGGAGGAAAAAGTTTATCAGCTGGCTGATGAAGCAGGTGCGCGACGATTGCATACTTTTAGCGGTGAGAGGCTGCGAGGCTGCTCAAGAAGCTTTGTGCCTGATGTTAGAATGGCATTTACTGCCGAGTAAGGACGCTAAACTGCAAATAGTCAGTGCGTTAGAATCGACCCCGACGGGCAAAGAACGCTACTCTGCTCTGTGCCAGAGACAAAGGAATTTGCAACAGCTG CTACGTAAAGGAGGTCCTAGAAGATTGACGCTGCCAGCCCGTGCGACGGACGCGGATGTCGCCCGTCTTCTGAGCGGAAGGGCTCTTGGTAGTCTAGAGTATCTTAGTCTGGCCTTCACCTCTGTAACCTCTGCCTGTGCTGAGCAATTAATCAAATTGCCAGCTTTGAGGTACTTGAACTTGTGGGCCACGCAGTTCGGAGACGCTGGCCTGCAAATGATCAGCGAACACCTGCAGAAGCTGCAGGTTTTGAATCTTTGTGAAACCCCTGTTTCTGATAAAGGGATCTCTACTTTGGCCT CATTAACGAGTTTAAGGAAGTTAAACCTAAACAGTACGAAACTGTCCGTTCAAACATTTGAGTCACTGAAGAAATGTTTACCAGCTCTGCAAGAGTTCGACGTAAGATATACAGACGCCTGGTAG
- the Tsp gene encoding thrombospondin, which produces MRVIATLMIAILFDVYLADSSITPDTDLTTNLQKTWGNNDFVIAISNIKSKKKSSEATVETLLAIKYGKFRTKIVLVLDRRAKRVILESIDENGHRIAEHINVDALNANTSPKNVIVIVHQSQSGARLDVYVDCVYQGVVSLNKSFRKLAFNEDNPRVEAFRERRSQVKVYPLSSTIDVLRRENCPNNLADMDALSDFFQHKQVHESTAKPIDDQLYNDFDEFSSNIGQSHLKSRSKEYYHPRSKGHAYDFTTEKSNMFENIDQFDDFEDSGGSNRFDDFKQSHRLNHDHYSQRGPSNRHDKRVNEEDRSKYRSASDSNANEADLSGYETRLHQWTRSGYFNRPVHSKSGEFNNSDESDMLIHANTNYKRIPRRGDMEIQTLDERVCQTDIQIVKTLNELIEATRKVFREIELNRAETKHLRQLIENCAACRVPPVPPTTTTAAPPPSCDYKSPCFPGADCRNTQHGPQCGACPPGYTGNGYRCMRISCVHNPCFPGVQCYDLADGYRCDKCPMGYVGNGKHCERQKNGCNFHPCYPEVQCDPIPYPPYFRCGPCPNGYLGNGSTCVDINECELAQPCHPGVRCINLHPGYRCEPCPLGYTGSVTQGVGLEVAKSRKQICRDINECENNNGGCGPYMECINTQGSYRCDACRAGSAWNQTDGCTPTHNICPDLTTCDLNARCIDVDVNEYLCKCHIGWAGNGLMCGADSDSDGIPDSRLQCHDRCCRRDNCPYVPNSGQEDADGDGMGDACDSDADNDGVLNPSDNCPLISNPGQEDNDRDGPDSVGDVCDNCLLIRNPKQEDTDNDGIGDACDNDIDNDGILNHQDNCPREINPEQIDSDIDRIGDICDNCPYNFNPNQMDQDGDGVGDVCDNDNDRDKDGIQDDIDNCPDVPNSGQNDIDDDDLGDDCDPDMDNDGVPNHIDNCPFVYNADQRHTHHDRIGDACWHDNDNDTVLNRHDNCPNNSLISTTDFNKYVTIALDPVGTAQQDPVWEIHNDGAEIKQLVNSDPGIAIGPDTFSGVDFEGTFFIDDDGDDDSVGFVFSYQDNRRFYLVSWKKSQQPYWMPTPFRAVGDPGIFLKLVDSSTGPGEVLRNSLWHNEDTPNQVKILWHDPKKIGWKERTSYRWHLLHRPQIGLIRFRLYQGKQLMADSGNVYDSTLKGGKLGVYCFSQEKITWSNLLYMCKETVPQSVWNDLPANLKKQVEVDMNEVRPL; this is translated from the exons ATGCGCGTCATCGCGACGTTGATGATCGCGATACTCTTCGATGTTTACCTCGCCGATTCTAGTATTACACCGGATACGG ATCTAACTACGAATCTTCAAAAGACATGGGGCAACAACGATTTCGTGATTGCCATTTCGAACATCAAGTCGAAGAAAAAATCATCGGAAGCAACTGTTGAAACCCTCCTAGCAATAAAATATGGAAAGTTTAGAACCAAAATAGTGCTCGTTCTAGATAGACGGGCTAAAAGAG TAATTCTCGAGAGTATCGACGAGAATGGTCATCGAATTGCGGAGCACATCAACGTGGACGCTTTAAACGCGAATACCTCGCCGAAGAATGTAATTGTTATAGTACACCAGAGTCAATCCGGAGCTCGGCTGGACGTTTACGTTGACTGCGTTTACCAAGGCGTGGTATCGTTAAATAAAAGCTTCCGCAAGTTAGCATTTAACGAAGACAATCCTCGCGTTGAAGCG TTCAGGGAAAGAAGAAGTCAGGTAAAAGTGTACCCACTGTCATCCACGATCGATGTTCTGCGACGAGAGAACTGCCCCAACAATTTGGCCGACATGGATGCCCTGTCCGACTTCTTCCAACATAAACAGGTGCACGAGTCGACTGCAAAACCGATCGACGATCAATTGTATAACGATTTTGATGAATTTTCGTCTAACATCGGTCAGTCTCACTTAAAATCAAGAAGCAAAGAATATTATCATCCCCGATCGAAAGGGCACGCTTATGATTTCACCACCGAAAAGTCCAACATGTTTGAAAATATTGATCAGTTCGATGATTTCGAAGATTCGGGTGGATCCAATCGATTCGACGACTTCAAACAATCGCATCGATTGAATCATGATCATTATTCTCAACGAGGTCCATCGAATAGACATGATAAACGTGTTAACGAGGAGGATCGCAGTAAATATCGTTCCGCAAGTGACTCAAATGCCAATGAAGCAGACCTTTCGGGGTATGAGACACGATTACATCAATGGACGCGATCTGGATATTTTAATAGACCTGTTCACTCGAAGTCCGGAGAATTTAATAATTCAGATGAGTCGGACATGTTGATTCATGCGAACACAAAttacaagagaattccaagaaGAGGGGACATGGAAATTCAAACTCTGGACGAGAGAG TTTGCCAGACGGATATTCAAATCGTGAAAACATTGAATGAACTGATCGAAGCTACCAGGAAAGTCTTCAGAGAAATAGAATTAAAC AGAGCAGAAACGAAACACCTTCGACAATTAATTGAAAATTGCGCAGCCTGTCGCGTACCCCCCG TTCCACCGACGACTACGACGGCAGCTCCTCCTCCTAGTTGCGATTACAAGTCGCCCTGCTTCCCCGGTGCAGATTGCCGTAACACACAACACGGGCCACAATGTGGAGCATGTCCGCCTGGTTACACTGGCAACGGATATCGTTGCATGAGAATTAGTTGCGTGCACAATCCTTGCTTTCCCGGGGTCCAATGCTATGACCTCGCGGACGGATACAG GTGTGACAAATGCCCCATGGGTTACGTAGGCAATGGCAAACACTGTGAACGACAAAAGAATGGTTGTAACTTCCATCCCTGTTATCCAGAAGTCCAATGCGATCCCATTCCTTACCCACCATATTTCAG GTGTGGTCCATGTCCAAACGGATATCTGGGTAACGGTTCTACATGTGTTGATATAAATGAATGTGAGTTGGCACAACCCTGCCATCCAGGAGTGCGGTGTATTAATCTTCATCCAGGATATAGATGCGAACCTTGTCCGTTAGGATACACTGGATCTGTAACACAAGGAGTGGGTTTAGAAGTAGCCAAAAGTCGCAAACAAATTTGTCGAGACATAAATGAGTGTGAAAATAACAATGGTGGTTGTGGTCCATACATGGAATGCATTAATACACAG GGTTCATATAGATGTGATGCTTGTCGAGCAGGTTCTGCGTGGAATCAAACAGATGGATGCACTCCCACACACAATATCTGTCCAGACTTAACTACTTGCGATCTGAACGCCAGATGCATCGATGTTGATGTCAACGAATATTTATGTAAA TGTCACATTGGATGGGCAGGGAATGGTCTAATGTGTGGCGCGGATAGCGATAGTGATGGAATACCTGATTCGCGACTTCAATGTCACGACCGGTGCTGTCGCAGAGATAACTGTCCATACGTACCAAATAGTGGCCAAGAAGATGCGGATGGAGATGGCATGGGTGACGCATGCGATTCAGATGCTGATAACGATGGGGTTCTGAATCCTTCCGATAATTGTCCTTTAATTTCAAATCCTGGCCAAGAAGATAATGATCGTGATGGTCCTGATTCAGTTGGCGACGTTTGCGATAATTGTCTTCTAATCCGTAATCCAAAACAAGAGGATACCGATAATGATGGCATCGGTGATGCATGTGATAATGATATCGATAATGACG GTATCTTGAATCATCAGGACAATTGTCCGAGGGAGATAAATCCGGAACAAATAGATTCAGATATAGATAGGATTGGCGATATTTGCGACAATTGTCCTTATAACTTCAATCCAAATCAAATGGACCAAGACGGGGACGGGGTTGGTGATGTTTGTGACAATGATAACGATAGAGATAAGGATGGTATTCAAGATGATATAGACAATTGTCCGGACGTACCGAATTCAGGACAAAATGATATAGATGACGATGATTTAGGAGATGATTGCGATCCTGATATGGATAATGATGGAGTGCCAAATCATATTGATAATTGTCCTTTTGTATATAATGCGGATCAACGCCACACTCATC ACGATCGTATTGGTGATGCTTGCTGGCATGACAATGACAATGATACTGTGCTAAATAGGCACGACAACTGCCCCAATAATAGTTTAATTTCAACaacagatttcaacaaatatgtTACAATCGCTTTAGATCCTGTTGGTACTGCTCAACAAGACCCTGTTTGGGAGATACACAATGATGGCGCTGAAATTAAACAACTTGTGAACAGCGATCCTGGCATTGCCATTG GTCCAGACACTTTCAGCGGCGTGGATTTTGAGGGTACATTCTTCATCGACGACGACGGAGATGATGATTCTGTAGGTTTCGTATTTTCCTACCAAGATAATCGCAGATTTTACTTAGTGTCTTGGAAGAAAAGTCAGCAACCATATTGGATGCCAACTCCATTCAGAGCAGTAGGAGATCCTGGAATTTTCTTAAAGCTGGTCGACTCAAGTACCGGTCCTGGTGAAGTTCTCCGGAACAGTCTTTGGCATAATGAGGATACTCCTAATCAGGTGAAGATTCTTTGGCATGATCCGAAGAAAATTGGTTGGAAAGAGAGGACCTCGTACAGATGGCACTTGCTGCATAGACCACAAATTGGTCTGATTAGATTTAGACTTTATCAAGGAAAGCAACTAATGGCTGACTCAGGGAACGTTTATGACTCGACCTTAAAGGGTGGAAAACTTGGCGTCTACTGTTTTTCTCAAGAGAAGATCACATGGTCCAATTTATTGTATATGTGTAAAG AAACCGTGCCGCAGTCAGTGTGGAATGATTTACCTGCCAATTTGAAGAAgcaagtagaagtagatatgaaCGAAGTCAGACCTTTATAA
- the LOC143423007 gene encoding uncharacterized protein LOC143423007 isoform X1, protein MILQIQLRINSLITIAFLYTLIVPITMEGIMCYKCFGSQPRYKKTDLLCSQFDGSSRFQVYCPSSTLCRKRTIYSVFKTSIMKTVERDCAPQKRTVRILNNNKWEDKEEIVTSAYEQGCFIGEDRGVPGGPPEYCFCGDQLCNSSQSIQIINIYHIFILIALLLFATLL, encoded by the exons ATGATCCTCCAAATACAATTGAGAATAAACTCATTAATTACTATAGCTTTTCTAT ACACACTAATAGTTCCGATAACTATGGAAGGTATTATGTGCTATAAATGTTTTGGATCGCAACCAAGATATAAAAAAACAGATTTACTATGTTCTCAATTTGATGGAAGTTCTCGGTTTCAAGTGTACTGTCCTTCGTCAACACTTTGCAGAAAAAGGACAATCTATTCTGTATTTAAAA CTTCTATAATGAAAACAGTGGAAAGGGACTGTGCACCTCAAAAACGAACAGTTCGTATCCTTAACAATAATAAATGGGAAGACAAAGAAGAAATTGTGACATCGGCTTACGAGCAAGGTTGTTTTATCGGTGAAGATAGAGGGGTACCAGGTGGCCCACCAGAATATTGTTTTTGTGGTGACCAGTTATGTAATTCCTCACAATCGATCCAAATCATCAATATATAtcatatttttatattaattgCATTATTACTGTTTGCCACACTATTATGA
- the LOC143423007 gene encoding uncharacterized protein LOC143423007 isoform X2, whose translation MEGIMCYKCFGSQPRYKKTDLLCSQFDGSSRFQVYCPSSTLCRKRTIYSVFKTSIMKTVERDCAPQKRTVRILNNNKWEDKEEIVTSAYEQGCFIGEDRGVPGGPPEYCFCGDQLCNSSQSIQIINIYHIFILIALLLFATLL comes from the exons ATGGAAGGTATTATGTGCTATAAATGTTTTGGATCGCAACCAAGATATAAAAAAACAGATTTACTATGTTCTCAATTTGATGGAAGTTCTCGGTTTCAAGTGTACTGTCCTTCGTCAACACTTTGCAGAAAAAGGACAATCTATTCTGTATTTAAAA CTTCTATAATGAAAACAGTGGAAAGGGACTGTGCACCTCAAAAACGAACAGTTCGTATCCTTAACAATAATAAATGGGAAGACAAAGAAGAAATTGTGACATCGGCTTACGAGCAAGGTTGTTTTATCGGTGAAGATAGAGGGGTACCAGGTGGCCCACCAGAATATTGTTTTTGTGGTGACCAGTTATGTAATTCCTCACAATCGATCCAAATCATCAATATATAtcatatttttatattaattgCATTATTACTGTTTGCCACACTATTATGA